Proteins encoded in a region of the Globicephala melas chromosome 1, mGloMel1.2, whole genome shotgun sequence genome:
- the UBXN10 gene encoding UBX domain-containing protein 10: MATGAPVNIAPPEYSTVVSTAADSFTWRPDSLNMRVTRPKSAKGRPRPSLHKPAGTEGCCSLTPSSPPAIPCESPSSQKPGACTPKSPNPGAPDEIPELLQQVPIGASSSLNKYPVLPSINRKTLEEGALETVAKKAGSLQLSSTQALDQAETRTVKMREEDSRAQPCSPERKFIMGTKRQSSYRARDLEEPSDQEPRLLLAVRSPSGRRFVHHFRPTDDLHTVVAVAEHKNKATYRHRSIETMEVPRRHFSDLTKSLQECGILHKSVLGISQEAGEGWP, from the coding sequence ATGGCCACAGGAGCCCCTGTGAACATAGCCCCCCCTGAATACAGCACTGTTGTCAGCACAGCAGCTGACAGCTTCACTTGGCGGCCAGACTCACTAAACATGCGCGTCACGAGGCCCAAGTCCGCCAAGGGACGTCCTCGGCCAAGTCTGCATAAGCCCGCAGGCACGGAGGGATGCTGCAGCCTCACGCCATCTTCACCTCCAGCCATTCCCTGCGAGTCGCCGAGCAGCCAGAAACCGGGAGCCTGCACACCCAAATCTCCGAATCCGGGAGCCCCCGATGAGATCCCGGAGCTGCTGCAGCAGGTGCCCATAGGGGCATCCTCTTCCCTCAATAAATACCCAGTCCTTCCTTCCATCAACAGGAAGACGCTGGAGGAGGGGGCCCTGGAAACAGTTGCTAAAAAGGCTGGTTCCCTGCAGCTGAGCAGCACCCAGGCTCTTGACCAAGCGGAGACCCGCACCGTGAAGATGAGGGAAGAAGATTCCCGAGCTCAGCCTTGTTCCCCGGAGAGGAAATTCATCATGGGGACCAAGAGACAAAGCTCCTACAGGGCCAGAGACCTGGAGGAACCGTCGGATCAAGAGCCTAGGCTGCTGCTTGCCGTCAGATCGCCATCCGGACGGAGGTTTGTCCACCATTTCCGGCCAACTGATGACTTACACACGGTTGTCGCCGTGGCCGAACACAAGAACAAGGCCACCTACCGACACCGCAGCATTGAAACGATGGAGGTGCCCAGGAGACATTTCTCTGACCTCACCAAGTCTCTGCAGGAGTGCGGAATCCTGCACAAGTCGGTGCTGGGCATCTCACAGGAAGCTGGGGAGGGGTGGCCCTGA